CTCGGATTGCAGATGGTCAAAAGAATTGTTTCCCACGTAGTTTAATATTACTGTTAGAAGAGGCTGTTAAACTTGAGAAAGAATTTTCTACAGAATACAGTTCCAGTTCACAGGTAACTTTGCGTCCAAAAGCGTTAATCAATGCTTTTCCCCATGTTTCCCAGCAGCGTGTGGCTGAGGTACGTAATGAATACCCTGAATTAGAAAATTTTCTAGAGAAACTACAGGGCGAAAGATCTCCTATCGATGAGAACCTCCTCCGGGAAATATGGAATGTCGAAGATGGCGAATTAGCCCGTCTCATCAAGGAGATGGTTGAAGCGGGTATTCTAACAGAGCGTTCTCGCCCCAAAGACCCACCCCCTCGTATCTACGCGGTTGCTGAGTTGTATCTATATGGACTAAATATGGTTCGCAAGGGACAGCGATAGGAAAATATTTTCGGTGAGATGGGGATAAATCACCCCAGTTCCCCTTCACCTGCTTGTCTACTGTTTTGCTGAGAGAATCGGTTGCTTCCCTACATCATCAAGGCGAATACTTGAGAGCAAATTCTGCCACTTTGTCTGAAGTTGCTGATCCTGAAGATTTTTTTGACGCAGTTGTGCGAGTGTTGTGAGTGCATCATACCAGATGCCGTTGTGGGCATAGATGACAAACTGCTGTAGCGGCTGTGCTATTTGTAGCTTTTGGGTGATTGTTGGGTTTAGCTCCACTCGTTGGATCACGCCTTCTACGTAAATTGGGGGCGATTGCTTTTCTGGATCGCAGTAAATGCTGAAAAACCAGCGGTATCTTTTATTTAGCGCCAATGGGGGAACAGTCGCAGGTAGGGTAACGCCAACAACTCCCGGCCGATCCTGTAGGCTGATAGCTTGCTCGTAGATAGGGTTTGAGTCTGAATCTTGGAGGACAAATTCAGCTGGCAAAGTAGCATTTTTGACTGACGGCAGATAAAACCAAAAAGTTGGATGTGTGACTGTGGTCAATCCCCAGACATTAGTCACCGAGTTCTTTTCCTGGGTAAAGGGCGCTAAAGCTGTGAGTTGAGAGGTGATGAGTTGACATAAACCACGTTTGGCTCCACCACGGACGCGACCTCCAGGAGCGGGATCTGGTGGCGGTGAGGGAGGATTAAAGTTTACGGGTTGGGCTAGAATTGCTGTGGTCGTGGGTAATGAGTCTGGTATTGCGTGGAGCGAGGTGGAGCTAGCGAGTAAAGTACCAAAACCAAGAGCTATTGTTAACAATAGTTGTTGCGATTGTGAAATATACTTCATTTCAAATATCCTCTGAATTGGTAAACAGTGGTTAATTTTGTTAATTTTAAATTTGGGATTTTAAATTTTTAATTGAGGTTACACCAACGGTTCCCAGCAACGATAAAGTAGACGGGACAAATGGTACCCAAGCTCCCGAAATTAACAAACCAAAACAGAATAAATACAAGACGCCAGAGGTAACACTAATTGCCAATATCAATCTCAAAAGCGAAGACAACCGCCAAGCCAGCACTCCCC
The Gloeotrichia echinulata CP02 DNA segment above includes these coding regions:
- a CDS encoding DUF928 domain-containing protein, with amino-acid sequence MKYISQSQQLLLTIALGFGTLLASSTSLHAIPDSLPTTTAILAQPVNFNPPSPPPDPAPGGRVRGGAKRGLCQLITSQLTALAPFTQEKNSVTNVWGLTTVTHPTFWFYLPSVKNATLPAEFVLQDSDSNPIYEQAISLQDRPGVVGVTLPATVPPLALNKRYRWFFSIYCDPEKQSPPIYVEGVIQRVELNPTITQKLQIAQPLQQFVIYAHNGIWYDALTTLAQLRQKNLQDQQLQTKWQNLLSSIRLDDVGKQPILSAKQ